The genomic DNA TAGATGCCGGGTATGCTTACGTAAGTAATGGTTCGGTGTATTTTGACCTAAAAAAATATGCGGAACATTTTCCTTATGGTGAGCTTTCAGGAAGGGTAATGGATGATCTGTTGGCACAAACCCGGAATCTGGACGGGCAAAATGAAAAACGCTTTCCTCTTGACTTTGCGTTATGGAAAAAAGCATCCCCGGAACACATCATGCGGTGGCCTTCACCATGGAGCGACGGATTTCCGGGATGGCACCTCGAATGTACCGCCATGAGTACTAAATATCTGGGTGAGACATTTGACATCCATGGAGGAGGAATGGATCTGCTTTTTCCACACCATGAATGCGAAATAGCCCAATCCAGGGCAGCACTGGGTCATGAATCTGTGCGTTACTGGATGCACAACAATATGATCACGATCAACGGGCAGAAAATGGGAAAATCATTAGGAAATTTCATCACACTAAATGAATTTTTTGATGGCTCCCACCCTCTCCTTGAAAAAGCATATAGTCCCATGTCTGTAAGGTTTTTTATTCTACAGGCCCATTACAGAAGTACGGTAGACTTTAGCAATGAAGCACTTCAGGCTTCCGAAAAAGGATTGCAACGCTTAATGACCGGAATACAGACCCTGGATAAATTGCCTTCTTCTAAAGAGAGTTCGGTAGACATATCCGATATTGGACTGAAATGTTATCAAGCGATGAACGATGATCTGAACAGCCCGATGGTTATTGCCCATTTATTTGATGGATTACGCGTGATCAACCTGGTGAATGACGGAAAAGAATCATTATCAGAAACCGATCTCCAACAATTAAAGGATACTTATCACCGTTTTGCATTCGATATCCTGGGGTTAGCAGACGAGCAGAAGGCCGACAACCAAATGGAGTTGGTCAGCGGATTGGTTGATTATATTTTAAATATGCGGATGAAAGCAAAAGCCGACAAAGATTTTACTACTTCAGATAATATCCGGGATATGCTTCATCAACTGGGAATCGACGTAAAAGACAAGAAAGACGGATTTGATTGGAATATAAGAAATTAGATGACTTTCAAGTCTTCTTGGATGGCTTGGAAAATATCATTATATTTGCATGATAAGGTAATGAGTGATTGATCGGTTATAAAGGATTATCAGTGAGTACAAATAGTTTTATTGTATCGGCAAGAAAATATCGTCCGGCGACCTTTGATACGGTAGTCGGCCAGTCATCAGTTACCAATACCCTAAAAAATGCCATCAAAAACAACCATCTGACACAGGCATACTTATTCTGTGGTCCTCGCGGGGTGGGTAAAACGACATGTGCCCGTATCCTGGCTAAAACGCTCAACTGTTTTAACAGGACAGAAAATATCGAAGCCTGTGACGAATGTGAATCCTGCAAATCTTTTAATGAATCCAGATCTTATAACATACATGAACTGGATGCCGCGTCAAACAATTCAGTAGACGATATCCGGAACCTGATAGATCAGGTGCGTATTCCGCCGCAAGTGGGAAAATACAGCATCTATATCATCGATGAGGTACACATGTTATCGACCGCTGCATTCAACGCATTTTTGAAAACGTTGGAAGAGCCACCGCCACATGCTATTTTCATTTTGGCAACAACTGAGAAACACAAGATCATCCCTACTATTCTTTCCCGTTGCCAGATATTCGACTTCAACCGTATCAAGGTAGATGACACAGTGCAATACCTGCAAAAGATTTCCGAAAAAGAAAATGTCACTTATGAAGCAGATGGGTTGCATGTGATTGCACAAAAAGCAGATGGTGGAATGCGGGATGCCCTTTCCATTTATGACCAGATTGTCAGTTATTGTGGTAATCATATATCATACAAAAGTGTCATCGAAAATCTGAATGTGTTGGATTATGAATATTATTTCAAACTGACAGATGCCTTTTTAGACCATAATGTCGGACAATCGTTCATTTTGTTCAATGAAATACTGGATAAAGGATTCGATGGACATAATTTTGTATCAGGCTTAAGTTCTCATTTCCGTGATCTGCTGGTTTGCAAGGATCCGGTTACATTATCCCTACTGGAAGTCGGTGCCAACATCAGGGAACAATACAGGGAACAGGCAGCACGATGCAGCGTCGGATTTTTATTTGAAGCACTGAATATTTGTAGTAGCTGTGATGTGGGGTATAAGATCAGTAAAAATCAGCGATTGCATGTTGAATTAGCGCTACTTCGGTTATGTGAGATCGGAGCTGAAAAAAAAAAATATGACCCGCCCGTAAATAAGAATAAAGCGGCTGAGGCTGGCGCAACGCTCTCTGCTCCTCCCCCGAAAATTACGATCCCTTCGGTATCCATAAAAGACGCACTTACTTCAAAAAACACTCCGGTAAAAGAACAGGTCCCTCCTGTCCCGGAAAACAAACAACCGGAAATAACTCCTGATGAGGATATCCGGGATTCCATCGATCAAAACTTTTCACAAGATGATTTACTTACGGTATGGAATTCCTACGCAGAAAAATATAAGGATGATGAGCCGCGCCTGCATAGTATGCTTATGGCATATTCTCCACAAATATCTGACGGATATAAAATAATTTTTACAATCAGCAATACATTACAAAGAGACGCATTTCAGAAAATCAATTCCGACCTGCTTCGATATATACGTGAAGAACTAAAAAACAAACAAATAAAAATTGAACTATCCATCATTGAAAAACAAGAAAATCAGAAAGCATACACCGCTGAGGATAAATTTACACAGATGAGTAAAAAAAACCCGGCATTGCTTACTTTTAAGCAAAGATTTATGTTGGATTTTGAATAATCTAAGAATTAAAAAAATACGTAACCCACTGTTGAAAGGTACGTTTTTTGCAAATAAATTCTTAACATATACTGAAATCCGGCTAACGTGAAATAATTTTAACATATTTGTTTTTTTCTTGATTTAAAGCTATCAAACGAGTTAAACACATATTACTTATTACGGCAATAAGCCTTATTTCTTTGTTGCTGCTAATTTATCTGTTATTGTGGATACCTCCTGTCCAGCAAAAAATTATTGATATTGCCATAACTGAGGTATCAAAAATAACAGGCAATCAGATGTCCATAGGTAAATTCAGGCTCAGGCCCTTCAGTCATTTGACGCTTGAACAGATTTACGTAGCAGATATGAACGGAGATACCCTGGTTTATGCTGGAAATTTATCTGCAGGATTTAATCTGTTACCATTGCTTAAGAGTCACCTGGTCATTCATGATGTGGAATTGAGTCAATTCGATATCCACATAAAAAAAGACAGTGTTGAGGCTCCGTTTAATTTTCAGTTTTTTATTGATGCTTTTGC from Bacteroidales bacterium includes the following:
- the cysS gene encoding cysteine--tRNA ligase, yielding MNQTLYIYNSLTHNKEQFVPFCPPNVGLYVCGPTVYGDAHLGHARPAITFDLLFRYLKHIDYKVRYVRNITDVGHLVNDADAGEDKICKKARLDEVEPMEIVQYYTYRYHHNMEQLNVLPPSIEPTASGHMIEQIQMVQKIIDAGYAYVSNGSVYFDLKKYAEHFPYGELSGRVMDDLLAQTRNLDGQNEKRFPLDFALWKKASPEHIMRWPSPWSDGFPGWHLECTAMSTKYLGETFDIHGGGMDLLFPHHECEIAQSRAALGHESVRYWMHNNMITINGQKMGKSLGNFITLNEFFDGSHPLLEKAYSPMSVRFFILQAHYRSTVDFSNEALQASEKGLQRLMTGIQTLDKLPSSKESSVDISDIGLKCYQAMNDDLNSPMVIAHLFDGLRVINLVNDGKESLSETDLQQLKDTYHRFAFDILGLADEQKADNQMELVSGLVDYILNMRMKAKADKDFTTSDNIRDMLHQLGIDVKDKKDGFDWNIRN
- a CDS encoding DNA polymerase III subunit gamma/tau: MSTNSFIVSARKYRPATFDTVVGQSSVTNTLKNAIKNNHLTQAYLFCGPRGVGKTTCARILAKTLNCFNRTENIEACDECESCKSFNESRSYNIHELDAASNNSVDDIRNLIDQVRIPPQVGKYSIYIIDEVHMLSTAAFNAFLKTLEEPPPHAIFILATTEKHKIIPTILSRCQIFDFNRIKVDDTVQYLQKISEKENVTYEADGLHVIAQKADGGMRDALSIYDQIVSYCGNHISYKSVIENLNVLDYEYYFKLTDAFLDHNVGQSFILFNEILDKGFDGHNFVSGLSSHFRDLLVCKDPVTLSLLEVGANIREQYREQAARCSVGFLFEALNICSSCDVGYKISKNQRLHVELALLRLCEIGAEKKKYDPPVNKNKAAEAGATLSAPPPKITIPSVSIKDALTSKNTPVKEQVPPVPENKQPEITPDEDIRDSIDQNFSQDDLLTVWNSYAEKYKDDEPRLHSMLMAYSPQISDGYKIIFTISNTLQRDAFQKINSDLLRYIREELKNKQIKIELSIIEKQENQKAYTAEDKFTQMSKKNPALLTFKQRFMLDFE